In Pseudomonadota bacterium, the following proteins share a genomic window:
- a CDS encoding DsbA family protein — MGRTRNMGRTGVVLLALPAFVLGLIAGLAAMSAESRSRTEEPAIGDTAGPPSQRAARHTDLPQRYRIPVTRSQPFVGPVDAPVTIVEWGDPTSAATLRMQERLERLRARYSNKLRIVWRNYAPVQRPNAFAASELAMQAYHEAGGERFWKARRLLAASPPRSRADLDRVAAALDLDQAGVRKVLDDHVHAAHIVADRRFGEIFAVSQAPTLFVNGRRVPSGANPTELEGLVDGIVEQELRRAEQLIKGGVASASVYAELTRGSGIRAIP; from the coding sequence ATGGGACGAACGCGAAACATGGGACGAACAGGTGTCGTTTTGCTGGCCCTGCCAGCGTTCGTGCTGGGCCTGATCGCAGGTCTCGCAGCGATGAGCGCCGAGTCCAGGTCAAGGACCGAGGAGCCCGCCATAGGGGATACCGCCGGTCCGCCGTCGCAGCGTGCTGCTCGGCACACCGACTTGCCGCAACGTTACAGGATCCCGGTGACCCGTTCGCAGCCTTTTGTCGGCCCTGTCGACGCGCCTGTAACCATCGTCGAGTGGGGCGATCCGACCAGCGCTGCAACGTTGCGCATGCAGGAGCGCCTCGAGAGGCTGCGCGCGCGTTACAGCAACAAGCTGCGCATCGTGTGGCGCAACTACGCTCCGGTACAGCGACCTAATGCCTTTGCCGCCTCCGAGCTAGCCATGCAAGCCTACCACGAGGCAGGAGGCGAGAGGTTTTGGAAAGCTCGGCGCTTGCTAGCCGCGTCGCCGCCGCGATCGCGCGCAGACCTCGACCGCGTGGCAGCAGCACTTGATCTGGACCAAGCCGGCGTGCGCAAGGTGCTCGACGATCATGTCCACGCGGCACATATCGTGGCCGACCGGCGCTTCGGCGAGATCTTCGCGGTGTCTCAAGCTCCCACACTGTTCGTCAACGGCCGGCGCGTGCCTAGTGGTGCAAACCCGACGGAGCTGGAAGGCCTCGTCGATGGCATTGTCGAGCAGGAGCTGCGGCGTGCCGAACAGCTGATCAAAGGTGGTGTGGCGAGTGCTTCCGTCTATGCAGAACTGACGCGC